A DNA window from Arachis duranensis cultivar V14167 chromosome 3, aradu.V14167.gnm2.J7QH, whole genome shotgun sequence contains the following coding sequences:
- the LOC107481372 gene encoding zinc-finger homeodomain protein 2-like, whose amino-acid sequence MDFEEDFTIPPPPSYADSVPNPSRVKMPTNPPPPPAMPRNSGKGRYMECLKNHALALGGHALDGCGEFMPAGADGTLDALNCAACNCHRNFHRKETVAGDAFLLPHHHYNPFHNHRHHQAFPQFAACYRAQGAGYLHVSGHQRGGSTPTLALPSISGGGGGTTQSTRDDHEDGSEPSGGGGGVGSASKKRFRTKFSPEQKEKMTVFAESVGWKLQKLDEVAVQEFCDEVGVKRHVLKVWMHNHKNTLAIKKP is encoded by the coding sequence ATGGACTTCGAGGAAGACTTCACCATCCCCCCACCACCGAGTTACGCTGACTCAGTTCCCAACCCTTCGCGTGTCAAAATGCCCACTAACCCACCGCCACCACCAGCCATGCCGCGAAACAGCGGAAAGGGGAGGTACATGGAGTGTCTCAAGAACCACGCGCTCGCCCTCGGAGGCCACGCGCTCGACGGCTGCGGTGAGTTCATGCCCGCTGGAGCTGACGGCACCCTCGACGCACTAAACTGCGCTGCCTGCAACTGCCACCGCAACTTCCACCGCAAGGAAACCGTCGCCGGAGATGCTTTCTTGCTACCTCACCACCACTACAACCCTTTCCATAACCACCGCCACCACCAAGCGTTTCCGCAATTCGCGGCGTGTTACCGCGCTCAGGGAGCTGGATACCTCCACGTGTCAGGACATCAAAGAGGAGGCAGTACCCCGACTCTGGCTCTTCCGTCGATCTCCGGCGGCGGCGGTGGTACCACACAGAGTACGAGGGACGATCACGAGGATGGTTCGGAACCTAGTGGCGGCGGCGGCGGTGTAGGTTCGGCGTCGAAGAAGAGGTTCAGAACGAAGTTCAGTCCGGAGCAGAAGGAAAAGATGACGGTGTTTGCGGAGAGCGTAGGGTGGAAGCTTCAGAAGCTTGACGAGGTGGCGGTTCAGGAGTTCTGCGATGAGGTTGGAGTGAAGCGTCACGTTCTCAAGGTTTGGATGCATAACCACAAGAACACCCTCGCTATCAAGAAGCCCTAG
- the LOC127745597 gene encoding glycine-rich cell wall structural protein-like → MTVYKSRASPPPPRLCRLTPRRLCLTPCFCFLIFCFCFCLVLFPAFCFCLVFLVLVLVVVVGGGYGCGCGCGDGCGVGVGVGVGIGVIGGAGGGCGGGVGVGGGGGGGGNCAGGGESIFV, encoded by the coding sequence ATCGCGAGCCTCGCCGCCTCCGCCTCGCTTATGCCGCCTCACGCCTCGCCGCCTCTGTCTCACGCCTTGTTTCTGctttcttattttctgtttctgtttctgtttGGTGTTGTTTCCTGCTTTCTGTTTCTGTTTGGTGTttttggtgttggtgttggtggtggtggttggtggTGGTTATGGTTGTGGTTGTGGTTGTGGTGATGGttgtggtgttggtgttggtgttggtgttggtatTGGTGTTATTGGTGGTGCTGGTGGTGgttgtggtggtggtgttggtgttggtggtggtggtggcggaGGAGGTAATTGTGCTGGTGGTGGTGAGagtatttttgtctaa